A genomic segment from Archangium lipolyticum encodes:
- a CDS encoding AAA family ATPase: protein MRILAIRGRNLTSLAGDFALELDQPPLDKLGLFAITGATGAGKSTLLDAMCLALFDRTPRLSDRGGAPVGRPDEDEEARLQANDVRGMLRRGAGEGFAEVDFLGKDGRRYRARWSVWRARNRAEGRFRPQEMSLTDAATQQTFGRTKSEVLKAIEERLGLSFDQFRRSALLAQGEFAAFLRADANERAELLERMTGTEVYSRVSMAAHQRHKSAQEELDALERGVKAIPRLPDEERAAVEESRAREESALVEARAVQARAEQALLWYTERSRLVAQEADAERALQGAAEALRAAEPRKAELERVRAAEVLRAPLNRADEEARRLADAESALTARRAEAEAARASEQVREEVRAKAEARAKAAVDAEAAARPALEEAVKLDAALERARSDAQEATRKLDEAREAERRAQEEVARVARDESSARSEVESVRTWLTEYARLEALAREWPRWDAELTRYGRAAREEATARESLAKVSAQAGALSADAERRREERRKAGESVQAAEATVASAEAALGVDAGAERRARRESLLSRQEGLRTLTEARKGASEAARAEQEATEEAASARLEQGAATAEAEAAKVRRIEREAALKEARRALTEARATLDLAEHRAELRDGHPCPLCGATEHPYRRSGTALEGLATKARERVEALEGELKAAVQEEASASARASAAGPRASQAETRREAAAKRRLQQREAWSHSRAKLPGALPPEDVEAPDVEAWLASALAEAKDQLASLKAEEEMAEKLAREAKEARAALTVARERLDAVEKVLRQSEEALRQNTEAQAAATRDVEQATRVRQEVLAGLAAPFKDSQRWEESLTADPASFRARCAKWVTEWNTREQALREAEARVAQAEKNRGPAETLAKERSSQAELCARELARLESALQETRAARAAVLGGRSTAEVRAELKRELEESSRLFESVRTDAEKAKQQAAAAAARVEEAVRARESASAARAEAEAALSSQLSARGLTLESVRALLARDAAWCAAEETALTALRQAHEHALSVRKEREGQRTRHESTGLPSIAEADAPKACEDARADTEARRQAAATLKARLDQDDEARRRQGEQARLLEELQRASGVWRTLSELIGSHDGRKFKVFAQSLTLDALLHHANAHLEELAPRYRLMRVPKYDLDLQVVDQDMGDEVRAVSSLSGGESFLVSLALALGLASLSSETTQVETLFIDEGFGTLDPETLEVALATLDALQATGRQVGIISHVSGLAERIGVQVRVVKQGAGRSRLVVMGEPGLLASLVPDARPSASVG, encoded by the coding sequence GCCGCAACCTGACGAGCCTCGCGGGCGACTTCGCGCTGGAGCTGGACCAGCCGCCGCTCGACAAGCTGGGGCTGTTCGCCATCACCGGCGCCACGGGCGCGGGCAAGAGCACGCTGCTGGACGCCATGTGCCTCGCCCTCTTCGATCGCACGCCCCGGCTGAGCGATCGCGGAGGCGCGCCGGTGGGCCGTCCGGACGAGGACGAGGAGGCGCGGCTTCAGGCCAACGACGTGCGCGGCATGCTGCGGCGGGGCGCGGGCGAGGGCTTCGCCGAGGTGGACTTCCTGGGCAAGGATGGCAGGCGCTACCGCGCGCGCTGGTCTGTGTGGCGGGCGCGCAACCGCGCCGAGGGCCGCTTCCGTCCCCAGGAGATGAGCCTCACCGACGCGGCCACCCAGCAGACCTTCGGGCGCACCAAGTCCGAGGTGCTCAAGGCCATCGAGGAGCGGCTGGGCCTGTCCTTCGACCAGTTCCGCCGCTCGGCGCTGCTGGCGCAGGGCGAGTTCGCCGCCTTCCTGCGCGCGGATGCCAACGAGCGCGCGGAGCTGCTGGAGCGGATGACGGGGACGGAGGTGTACAGCCGGGTGTCCATGGCCGCGCACCAGCGCCACAAGTCGGCGCAGGAGGAGTTGGACGCGCTGGAGAGGGGCGTGAAGGCCATTCCCCGTCTGCCGGACGAGGAGCGCGCGGCGGTGGAGGAGAGCCGCGCCCGCGAGGAGTCGGCGCTGGTGGAGGCCCGGGCGGTGCAGGCCCGGGCCGAGCAGGCGCTCCTCTGGTACACGGAGCGCTCGCGGCTGGTGGCACAGGAGGCGGATGCGGAACGGGCCCTTCAGGGCGCGGCGGAGGCGCTGCGGGCCGCGGAGCCTCGGAAGGCGGAGCTGGAGCGGGTGCGTGCCGCGGAAGTGTTGCGTGCTCCGCTGAACCGGGCGGACGAGGAGGCGCGGCGCCTGGCGGACGCGGAGTCGGCGCTGACGGCGCGGCGCGCGGAGGCGGAAGCGGCACGGGCCTCGGAGCAGGTGCGCGAGGAGGTGCGGGCGAAGGCGGAGGCGCGGGCGAAGGCGGCGGTGGATGCGGAGGCGGCCGCGCGCCCGGCATTGGAAGAGGCGGTGAAGCTGGACGCGGCGCTCGAGCGCGCGCGGAGCGATGCCCAGGAGGCAACGCGGAAGCTGGACGAGGCCCGGGAGGCCGAGCGGCGGGCCCAGGAGGAGGTGGCGCGGGTGGCGCGGGATGAGTCGTCCGCGCGCTCGGAGGTGGAGTCCGTGCGGACCTGGCTCACCGAGTACGCACGCCTGGAGGCGCTGGCTCGCGAGTGGCCTCGGTGGGACGCGGAGCTCACCCGCTATGGCCGCGCGGCGCGGGAGGAGGCCACGGCCCGCGAGTCGCTCGCGAAGGTGAGTGCCCAGGCTGGCGCGCTGAGCGCGGACGCCGAGCGCCGTCGTGAGGAGCGCCGGAAGGCGGGCGAGTCCGTGCAGGCGGCGGAGGCCACCGTGGCCAGCGCCGAGGCCGCGCTGGGGGTGGATGCCGGTGCGGAGCGGCGGGCCCGGCGGGAGTCGCTGCTGTCGCGGCAGGAGGGGCTGCGGACGCTGACGGAGGCGCGCAAGGGCGCGAGCGAGGCGGCCCGCGCCGAGCAGGAGGCCACCGAGGAAGCCGCGAGTGCCCGTCTGGAGCAGGGCGCCGCGACGGCCGAGGCCGAGGCCGCGAAGGTGCGCCGCATCGAGCGGGAGGCCGCGCTGAAGGAGGCACGGCGGGCGCTCACCGAGGCCCGGGCGACGCTGGACCTCGCGGAGCACCGCGCGGAGCTGCGCGATGGCCACCCCTGCCCGCTCTGTGGTGCCACCGAGCACCCCTACCGCCGCTCCGGCACCGCTCTGGAGGGGCTCGCCACGAAGGCGCGGGAGCGCGTGGAGGCGCTGGAAGGGGAGCTGAAGGCCGCGGTGCAGGAGGAGGCCTCGGCCAGCGCGCGCGCGTCGGCGGCGGGCCCACGTGCGTCCCAGGCGGAGACCCGGCGTGAAGCCGCGGCGAAGCGGCGGCTCCAGCAGCGCGAGGCGTGGAGCCACTCCCGCGCGAAGCTCCCGGGCGCGCTGCCCCCGGAGGACGTGGAGGCGCCGGACGTCGAGGCCTGGCTGGCGTCGGCGCTCGCGGAGGCGAAGGACCAGCTGGCCTCGCTGAAGGCCGAGGAGGAGATGGCGGAGAAGCTGGCCCGCGAGGCGAAGGAGGCCCGGGCCGCGCTGACCGTGGCGCGTGAGCGCCTCGACGCAGTGGAGAAGGTGCTGCGTCAGTCGGAGGAGGCACTGCGCCAGAACACCGAGGCCCAGGCCGCCGCCACCCGGGACGTGGAGCAGGCCACGCGCGTCCGCCAGGAGGTGCTGGCCGGGCTGGCGGCGCCCTTCAAGGACTCGCAGCGCTGGGAGGAGTCGCTGACGGCCGACCCGGCGAGCTTCCGCGCGCGCTGCGCGAAGTGGGTGACGGAGTGGAACACCCGCGAGCAGGCGCTCCGCGAGGCGGAGGCGCGCGTGGCGCAGGCGGAGAAGAACCGGGGTCCCGCGGAGACCCTCGCCAAGGAGCGGAGCTCCCAGGCCGAGCTGTGCGCACGGGAGCTGGCGCGGCTGGAGTCCGCGCTCCAGGAGACGCGGGCCGCGCGCGCGGCGGTGCTCGGAGGGCGTTCCACCGCCGAGGTGCGTGCCGAGCTGAAGCGGGAGTTGGAGGAGTCCTCCCGCCTCTTCGAGTCCGTGCGCACCGACGCCGAGAAGGCGAAACAGCAGGCCGCCGCCGCCGCCGCGCGCGTCGAGGAGGCGGTGCGCGCCCGTGAGTCCGCGAGCGCGGCCAGGGCCGAGGCCGAGGCGGCGCTCTCGTCGCAGCTCTCCGCCCGGGGCCTCACGCTCGAGTCCGTGCGGGCCCTGCTCGCGCGGGATGCCGCCTGGTGCGCGGCCGAGGAAACCGCGCTGACGGCACTCCGCCAGGCGCACGAGCACGCGCTCTCCGTACGCAAGGAGCGCGAGGGCCAGCGCACCCGGCACGAGTCCACTGGCCTCCCGTCCATCGCCGAGGCGGATGCTCCGAAAGCGTGCGAAGACGCCCGCGCGGACACCGAGGCCCGGCGCCAGGCCGCCGCCACCCTGAAGGCCCGGCTCGACCAGGATGACGAGGCCCGCCGCCGTCAGGGCGAGCAGGCCCGGCTCCTGGAGGAGTTGCAGCGCGCCAGCGGCGTGTGGCGCACGCTCAGCGAGCTCATCGGCTCGCACGATGGCCGCAAGTTCAAGGTGTTCGCCCAGAGTCTCACCCTGGATGCGCTCCTGCACCACGCCAACGCGCACCTCGAGGAGCTGGCCCCTCGCTACCGCCTCATGCGCGTGCCGAAGTACGACCTGGACCTCCAGGTGGTGGATCAGGACATGGGCGACGAGGTGCGCGCCGTCTCCAGCCTCTCGGGCGGGGAGAGCTTCCTCGTCTCGCTGGCGCTCGCCCTGGGCCTCGCCTCGCTCTCCTCGGAGACGACCCAGGTGGAGACGCTCTTCATCGACGAGGGCTTCGGCACGCTCGACCCGGAGACCCTGGAGGTGGCCCTGGCCACGCTCGATGCGCTCCAGGCCACCGGCCGGCAGGTGGGCATCATCTCCCACGTGTCGGGACTGGCCGAGCGCATCGGCGTGCAGGTGCGCGTGGTGAAGCAGGGCGCCGGGCGCAGCCGGCTCGTCGTGATGGGCGAGCCGGGACTCCTCGCCTCCCTGGTTCCCGATGCGAGGCCCTCGGCGTCGGTGGGGTAG
- a CDS encoding TIGR02266 family protein, with translation MTQGRQARLSSVDVPVFGLAALWNGSARAERVRELVEGLGALLPSPKPPGIVVALREAEASLELKVEVPSYPRAAVEALTEQVQQSGGTLVELWRLPKAQRDAFREGALTGPDTHALEDFEAAAIVLHGHLQQLAVREPIPDGPPPGPASVPIAFFEDTARAATDSTPEPEEAAPAAKPTAPEPEPEPEPAETDDRPAGQVYETFDTQRRGRRFAVKLEMEFRTELDFVREHATNISNGGLFVRTAHRPPVDSVVTVLVKLPNGERLQGDALVVHVVDDPYKGGVGLAFVNDDPSFSQTLDRYLASLAGPLS, from the coding sequence ATGACCCAGGGGAGGCAGGCTCGGCTATCCTCCGTCGACGTGCCAGTGTTCGGTCTCGCGGCGTTGTGGAACGGCTCGGCCCGTGCGGAGCGGGTGCGGGAGCTGGTGGAGGGGCTCGGGGCGTTGCTGCCCTCGCCGAAGCCGCCTGGCATCGTCGTGGCCCTGCGAGAGGCGGAGGCGTCGCTGGAGCTGAAGGTGGAGGTGCCCAGCTACCCGCGAGCGGCGGTGGAGGCGCTGACGGAGCAGGTGCAGCAGAGCGGTGGGACGCTGGTGGAGCTGTGGCGCCTGCCCAAGGCGCAGCGCGATGCGTTCCGCGAGGGCGCGCTCACCGGGCCGGACACGCACGCCCTGGAGGACTTCGAGGCGGCGGCCATCGTGCTGCACGGGCACCTGCAGCAGCTCGCCGTGCGCGAGCCCATCCCGGACGGGCCTCCACCGGGGCCCGCCTCCGTGCCCATCGCCTTCTTCGAAGACACGGCCAGGGCCGCGACGGACTCCACCCCCGAGCCCGAGGAGGCCGCGCCGGCCGCGAAGCCCACCGCTCCCGAGCCCGAGCCTGAACCCGAGCCGGCGGAGACGGATGACAGGCCCGCCGGCCAGGTCTACGAGACGTTCGACACGCAGCGCCGGGGCCGCCGCTTCGCGGTGAAGCTGGAGATGGAGTTCCGCACGGAGCTGGACTTCGTGCGCGAGCACGCGACGAACATCTCCAACGGGGGCCTCTTCGTGCGCACGGCGCACCGCCCGCCCGTGGACAGCGTGGTGACGGTGCTGGTGAAGCTGCCCAACGGCGAGCGCCTCCAGGGAGACGCCCTGGTGGTGCACGTGGTGGATGATCCGTATAAAGGAGGCGTGGGGCTCGCCTTCGTCAACGACGACCCCAGCTTCTCCCAGACGCTGGACCGCTACCTGGCGAGCCTGGCCGGCCCGCTGAGCTGA